One part of the Desulfonema ishimotonii genome encodes these proteins:
- a CDS encoding vWA domain-containing protein — MKKQYMKPLILISGLIAVTCGALAYSGHTRPSPRPDPSPLPVSAKNGTVTLSGNLTQDKIFTGGDGTASLALTIGADEEPATANAPARHVDMVIVLDRSGSMDGEKIRDARQAVLKLLDQLSPRDRFALVSYSDAVCKHADLCPVTDAGRERLTQAVSRISAGGGTNLGAGLQQGLQILSDARKTGNLGRVILISDGLANEGITDPQALGQMAAVALKKEFAVSTVGVGDDFNEQLMTAIADRGTGNYYYLENPGAFARVFEQEFRNTRTAVATALEIRVPLPRDVSLIHAAGYPVQIRDNAAVFYPGDLRAGQTRKLFLTFRLPTHAEKAFSISDISARYLRGNEPHSVTLSDPFRIACVKDRQAAFASVKKETWETQVLKNDYNTLKEKVASAIRGGREEEALESIQAYRVRQQAVNDVVRSEKVAENLSRDVAELREQVKDTFAGAADEVALKQKRNAKSLQFEGYQGKRK, encoded by the coding sequence ATGAAAAAACAGTATATGAAACCCCTGATCCTGATAAGCGGCCTGATTGCCGTTACCTGCGGGGCACTGGCCTATTCCGGGCACACCCGGCCCTCCCCCCGGCCCGACCCCTCACCCCTGCCCGTTTCAGCTAAAAACGGCACTGTCACCCTGTCGGGAAATCTCACCCAGGATAAAATATTCACCGGCGGAGACGGAACCGCTTCGCTGGCCCTCACCATCGGTGCGGATGAGGAACCCGCAACAGCCAACGCCCCTGCCCGGCATGTGGATATGGTCATCGTTCTGGACCGCAGCGGCTCCATGGACGGCGAAAAGATCAGAGATGCCCGGCAGGCTGTGCTGAAGCTGCTGGACCAGTTATCGCCCCGGGACCGATTTGCCCTGGTCAGCTACTCCGACGCTGTGTGCAAGCACGCTGATCTCTGCCCCGTGACCGATGCAGGCCGCGAGCGGCTGACACAGGCGGTCAGCCGCATCTCCGCCGGGGGCGGAACCAATCTGGGCGCAGGTCTGCAACAGGGGCTTCAGATCCTATCAGACGCCCGGAAAACAGGAAACCTGGGCCGGGTGATCCTGATTTCCGACGGGCTGGCCAATGAAGGCATCACTGATCCTCAGGCTTTGGGCCAGATGGCGGCCGTGGCCCTGAAAAAGGAATTTGCCGTCAGCACGGTGGGCGTGGGGGATGATTTTAACGAGCAGCTGATGACCGCCATCGCCGACCGGGGAACCGGCAATTACTATTACCTGGAAAACCCCGGTGCTTTTGCGCGGGTTTTTGAACAGGAATTCCGCAACACCCGGACCGCCGTGGCCACGGCCCTGGAAATCCGCGTTCCCCTGCCCCGGGATGTGTCGCTGATTCACGCAGCCGGCTATCCGGTTCAGATCAGGGACAACGCTGCGGTATTCTATCCGGGCGACCTGCGCGCCGGACAGACCCGCAAACTGTTTCTGACCTTCCGCCTGCCCACCCATGCGGAAAAAGCGTTTTCAATCAGCGACATCAGCGCCCGGTATCTCCGGGGCAACGAGCCGCACTCAGTCACGTTGTCCGATCCTTTCCGCATCGCCTGTGTCAAAGACCGGCAGGCTGCGTTTGCCTCCGTAAAAAAAGAAACCTGGGAGACCCAGGTGCTGAAAAACGATTACAACACCCTCAAGGAAAAAGTGGCCTCGGCCATCCGGGGCGGCAGAGAGGAAGAGGCCCTGGAAAGCATCCAGGCGTACCGGGTCAGACAGCAGGCCGTCAACGATGTGGTCCGATCCGAGAAGGTTGCGGAAAACCTGAGCCGGGATGTGGCGGAATTGCGGGAGCAGGTGAAAGACACCTTTGCGGGCGCAGCCGATGAAGTCGCCCTCAAGCAGAAACGAAATGCCAAATCGCTCCAGTTCGAGGGGTATCAGGGCAAGCGGAAGTGA
- a CDS encoding zinc ribbon domain-containing protein, with protein MKECRECGHLVSEQAFACPDCGAPYPAREKWDGWGFEYKSKAGVFGLPLVHISFKYRPDRMPVPAKGIISIGQFGAGIINISQFGIGIISISQFTIAFYALAQFAVAYSAIAQFGLVISRGYGQLVISIGEILSGF; from the coding sequence ATGAAAGAATGCCGGGAGTGTGGTCATCTGGTGAGTGAACAGGCTTTTGCCTGCCCCGATTGCGGTGCGCCGTATCCGGCCAGAGAGAAATGGGACGGATGGGGATTTGAATACAAGAGCAAAGCAGGCGTGTTCGGATTGCCGCTGGTTCATATTTCGTTTAAATACCGCCCCGACAGAATGCCGGTCCCTGCAAAGGGCATCATTTCCATCGGACAATTCGGTGCGGGGATTATCAACATCTCCCAGTTCGGCATCGGCATCATCAGCATCAGCCAGTTTACCATCGCATTCTATGCGCTGGCCCAGTTTGCCGTTGCCTATTCAGCTATCGCCCAGTTCGGGCTGGTCATCAGCCGGGGATACGGGCAGCTTGTGATCAGCATCGGTGAAATTCTCAGTGGCTTCTGA
- a CDS encoding methyl-accepting chemotaxis protein, which yields MFSKFTVGRRIFFGFFTVLMLLTASVMIAYTSLNKAADGFVNYREMARHTNLAGRLQANMLMVRLAVRSYIISQKSEFLKEYEEHYGKMENFLSLSKKEIQQPERAAKINEIDSVRQEYHAAFRKVTENIQKQNEYVNEVLDARGPFMVKTLTDIMISAQRDNDVTASFYAGLTLKHLLLGRLYAARFLDTNEQKAADSVYQEFEKMNSQIDILEKEPENPERREMLKRVISAREDYVETFRSLAEVISERNKIIENTLGRIGPEIAQAVEDVKLSVKSEQDEIGPELQASNRRSIIFILIIGLSATLSGAVFSFVIAGSINRKLNLIIQNVSENAGQVASFSTQVSSVSQALAERTSEQAAAAEETSASLEEASAMTSQNADNVRQADRLMKESAGIIENANVSMHKLNASMTEINTAGKNIFRIIKAIEDIAFQTNLLALNAAVEASRAGQAGAGFAVVANEIRNLSIQATDAAKNSADLIESIVEKVNDGSVLSDSTDRAFSEVFRSVNTVSDLLGEISAASDEQAQGFTQINIAISELDKVIQENASGAEESAGVSEELNSQAKQMMKTVDALVIMVKGSNN from the coding sequence ATGTTTTCAAAATTTACAGTGGGAAGAAGGATTTTTTTCGGATTTTTTACAGTTCTTATGCTCTTAACCGCATCTGTTATGATCGCCTATACATCATTGAACAAAGCTGCGGACGGGTTTGTAAATTACCGTGAAATGGCACGCCATACGAATCTGGCAGGTCGTCTCCAGGCCAATATGCTGATGGTGCGGCTGGCTGTCAGAAGTTATATTATTTCTCAGAAAAGTGAATTCCTTAAAGAGTATGAAGAACACTACGGGAAAATGGAAAATTTTCTCAGTCTTTCAAAGAAAGAAATTCAACAACCGGAAAGAGCGGCCAAAATTAATGAAATTGATTCTGTCCGTCAAGAATATCATGCTGCATTCCGAAAAGTGACGGAAAATATTCAAAAGCAAAATGAATATGTTAACGAAGTTCTTGATGCCAGGGGACCGTTTATGGTGAAAACGCTGACGGATATAATGATCTCGGCTCAGAGAGATAACGATGTGACAGCATCCTTTTATGCGGGTCTTACGTTGAAACATTTGCTTCTGGGGCGTCTGTATGCGGCCAGGTTTCTTGATACAAATGAACAGAAAGCTGCTGACAGCGTTTATCAGGAATTTGAGAAAATGAATTCGCAGATTGACATTTTGGAAAAAGAACCTGAAAACCCGGAACGTCGGGAAATGCTGAAAAGGGTTATTTCAGCCAGAGAGGATTATGTTGAAACCTTCAGGAGCCTGGCCGAAGTAATTTCTGAGAGAAATAAAATTATTGAAAATACCCTTGGCCGGATCGGACCGGAAATTGCTCAGGCTGTTGAAGATGTCAAACTCTCCGTCAAATCGGAGCAGGATGAAATCGGTCCCGAACTTCAGGCATCCAACAGAAGGAGTATTATTTTTATTTTAATTATCGGCTTATCAGCAACTCTGTCAGGAGCTGTTTTCTCATTTGTTATTGCCGGAAGTATAAACAGAAAACTGAATCTTATTATTCAGAATGTGAGTGAGAATGCAGGCCAGGTCGCCTCATTTTCAACCCAGGTCTCTTCAGTGAGTCAGGCGCTTGCGGAGAGGACATCCGAACAGGCTGCGGCAGCAGAGGAAACTTCAGCCTCGCTGGAAGAGGCATCTGCCATGACGTCTCAGAATGCGGATAATGTCCGTCAGGCTGACAGACTGATGAAAGAATCCGCCGGAATCATTGAGAACGCAAATGTGTCAATGCATAAACTGAATGCTTCAATGACTGAAATCAATACGGCAGGCAAGAATATATTCAGAATTATAAAAGCCATTGAGGATATCGCTTTCCAGACCAATCTTCTTGCGCTCAATGCTGCTGTTGAAGCATCGAGAGCAGGCCAGGCCGGGGCAGGGTTTGCCGTTGTTGCCAATGAAATAAGAAATCTTTCAATACAGGCAACGGATGCGGCAAAGAATTCGGCTGATCTGATTGAAAGCATTGTTGAAAAAGTGAATGATGGTTCTGTGCTTTCAGACAGCACAGACAGGGCTTTTTCCGAAGTTTTCCGAAGTGTTAATACGGTCAGTGATTTATTGGGTGAAATTTCCGCAGCTTCGGATGAGCAGGCTCAGGGGTTCACTCAGATAAATATTGCGATTTCCGAACTGGATAAGGTCATTCAGGAAAATGCCTCCGGGGCTGAGGAATCGGCGGGGGTTTCGGAAGAATTGAATTCGCAGGCAAAGCAGATGATGAAGACAGTAGATGCGTTGGTCATCATGGTTAAGGGAAGTAATAATTGA
- a CDS encoding EAL domain-containing protein — protein sequence MKFRNTDTPRSMSLSANVAGFFLFFFITIMAVTLVWNYRNAARLVDREISRSFDHAHAIIRLVMKNSLSTMESVLVNAAARDALIRAVSGQDAGAARRVLHAVIESKSVTFPDLLFISLPGKPVWQAVSSPFHKVTEFLPGVVKKQHEYLNGWHLAVFPTGSGELTAFIRAFPIVDTFSGHVLGRLFGGVILNRNLPLLENMRRQTRSALTAFCMGEHTIGVVAPPGNPKMMPPGRVIGCSGISDIKGFLYSSRSFVLEGRETSLKILIGIEDRTFGDLRGQYLFNLFVLFLLIAFLVLLTVFSLRHITQPYLEALVYYADEVARGKTNVRFRAGRIREFNRLAGVIESMVARIQQNQDYIIQLFESANFPLISWTPDLKITRFNRAAEHLTGVSAVTALNSRVNDILLSDHDNRLRKMAVRSVRGELIAGEEIRMISRNRAGFRHVVWNMAPVFAPGHGRVLSVIAQGQDITSRTEAEEALRESEARFRATFEQAAMGIAMIDLKGCWIRVNDKICHILGYAREELVLRRIREITHPDDLSSDTAFIRQLLAGESDTYSLEKRYIRKDGLPVWVNLTVSLVRRPDGNAAYFIALVEDISQRKENEAWLRMAANVFENVQEGIFITDTKGDILEVNPAFCQITGYSREEVIGKNTRILKSGSHTPNFYREIWEGVIRNGQWMGEIWDRRKGGDIYPKWLSASAIRDESGQITRLVGIFSDLSSKKQAEDALYRLTNYDSLTNLANRSLFRERLKRALPAADENERMAGVIYLDLDNFKIINDTLGYIEGDRILREAAGRLERLVKSRDTVARLGSDEFGIILSDIRESKNAASVSLRLMNALSAPFALKDREVFLSCAVGISLYPPDSSDADSLIQNANIALNHAKLMPGKNVYQYFSQEMNQRVSERLRLEQDLRSALDRGEFRLFYQPKVDLVSGEMHSMEALIRWAHPESGLVSPVRFIPIAEETGLIIPIGQWVLEEACRQNRAWQDAGFPPLRVAVNLSATQFAQPDIVDSIVAVLEKTGLDPEFLELEITESMLMEDVEDAIRILRELKGLGLSLAIDDFGTGYSSLSYLKRFPVDCIKIDQSFIAELLKNSEDAAITSAIIALAGSLNLNVTAEGVETLEHVDFLRRRGCHEIQGYYFSRPLPPEDFTRLLREGRNLYNFKSAS from the coding sequence ATGAAGTTCCGAAATACTGACACGCCCCGATCCATGTCGCTGTCGGCGAACGTCGCCGGATTTTTTCTGTTCTTTTTTATCACGATTATGGCCGTGACCCTGGTCTGGAATTACCGCAATGCCGCACGGCTGGTTGACAGAGAGATCAGCCGTTCATTCGACCATGCCCATGCCATTATCCGGCTTGTGATGAAAAACAGCCTCAGCACCATGGAAAGCGTACTCGTCAATGCGGCCGCCAGAGACGCGCTGATCCGGGCCGTCTCCGGGCAGGATGCCGGGGCGGCCCGGAGGGTATTACATGCGGTCATCGAGTCAAAAAGCGTCACATTTCCGGACCTTCTGTTCATCAGCCTGCCCGGAAAACCGGTCTGGCAGGCGGTCAGCTCTCCGTTTCATAAGGTCACGGAATTCCTTCCCGGAGTGGTGAAAAAACAGCACGAATATTTAAACGGATGGCATCTGGCAGTGTTTCCGACCGGGAGCGGCGAACTGACGGCCTTTATCCGGGCCTTTCCCATTGTCGATACCTTCTCCGGCCATGTGCTGGGCAGGCTGTTCGGTGGCGTTATTCTGAACCGGAACCTCCCCCTCCTGGAGAATATGCGGCGTCAGACCCGCTCTGCGCTGACCGCTTTCTGTATGGGCGAACATACGATCGGCGTTGTCGCCCCGCCGGGGAACCCGAAGATGATGCCCCCGGGACGGGTCATCGGGTGTTCGGGAATTTCCGATATCAAAGGCTTTTTGTACAGCAGCCGATCGTTTGTGCTGGAAGGCCGTGAGACGTCCCTGAAAATTCTGATCGGCATCGAGGATCGCACCTTCGGAGATCTCCGGGGACAGTATCTCTTCAACCTCTTTGTCCTGTTTCTGCTGATCGCCTTTCTGGTACTGCTTACGGTCTTCAGTCTCCGTCATATCACCCAGCCCTACCTGGAGGCCCTGGTCTATTATGCCGATGAAGTGGCCCGGGGAAAGACCAATGTCCGGTTCCGGGCCGGTCGCATCCGGGAGTTTAACCGGCTGGCCGGTGTCATTGAGTCGATGGTGGCCCGGATTCAGCAAAATCAGGATTATATTATTCAGCTTTTTGAATCGGCCAATTTCCCGCTGATATCGTGGACGCCTGACCTGAAGATCACCCGGTTTAACCGTGCTGCCGAACATCTGACCGGTGTTTCCGCCGTGACGGCCCTGAACAGCCGGGTGAATGATATACTGCTGAGCGACCATGACAACAGGCTGAGGAAGATGGCGGTGCGTTCCGTAAGGGGAGAACTGATTGCCGGCGAGGAGATCCGCATGATTTCCCGGAACAGAGCCGGGTTTCGTCATGTGGTCTGGAACATGGCGCCGGTGTTTGCGCCTGGCCATGGCCGCGTGTTGTCGGTCATCGCCCAAGGGCAGGACATCACCAGCCGGACCGAGGCTGAGGAGGCGCTCCGGGAGAGTGAGGCCCGTTTCCGGGCCACATTTGAGCAGGCGGCCATGGGAATTGCCATGATTGATCTGAAGGGGTGCTGGATCAGGGTCAACGACAAGATCTGCCACATTCTCGGGTATGCGCGGGAGGAACTGGTTCTCAGGAGAATAAGGGAGATCACCCATCCCGATGATCTGAGCAGCGACACCGCCTTTATCCGTCAGCTTCTGGCCGGGGAGTCCGATACCTATTCCCTTGAAAAACGGTATATCCGAAAGGACGGCCTGCCAGTCTGGGTGAACCTGACGGTTTCGCTGGTGCGCAGGCCGGACGGTAATGCGGCCTATTTTATCGCGCTGGTGGAGGATATCAGCCAGCGGAAGGAGAATGAGGCCTGGCTGAGAATGGCGGCCAATGTCTTTGAAAATGTTCAGGAGGGCATTTTCATTACCGACACGAAGGGAGATATTCTGGAGGTCAATCCGGCCTTTTGCCAGATCACGGGATATTCCCGTGAAGAGGTGATCGGAAAGAACACCCGGATTCTGAAGTCGGGAAGCCATACGCCCAATTTTTACCGGGAGATCTGGGAAGGGGTGATTCGGAACGGCCAGTGGATGGGGGAGATCTGGGACCGGCGCAAGGGCGGTGATATTTATCCCAAGTGGCTTTCCGCCTCGGCGATCCGGGATGAATCCGGCCAGATCACGCGGCTGGTGGGGATTTTTTCCGACCTCTCTTCAAAGAAACAGGCGGAAGATGCCCTGTACCGTCTGACCAATTACGACAGTCTGACCAATCTGGCCAACCGGAGTCTCTTCAGGGAGCGTCTGAAACGGGCCCTGCCTGCGGCCGATGAGAACGAGCGGATGGCCGGGGTGATCTATCTTGATCTGGACAATTTCAAGATCATCAACGACACCCTGGGATACATCGAAGGTGACCGGATTCTGAGGGAGGCGGCCGGCCGGCTGGAGCGGCTTGTCAAAAGCCGGGACACGGTGGCCCGCCTGGGAAGCGACGAGTTCGGGATCATACTCTCCGACATCCGGGAATCGAAAAATGCGGCCTCTGTGTCCCTCCGGCTGATGAACGCCCTGTCCGCCCCGTTTGCCCTGAAGGACCGGGAGGTGTTTCTCAGCTGCGCAGTGGGCATCAGCCTCTATCCGCCGGACAGCTCGGACGCGGACAGCCTGATCCAGAATGCCAATATCGCCCTGAATCACGCCAAATTAATGCCGGGCAAGAATGTGTATCAGTATTTTTCCCAGGAGATGAACCAGCGGGTTTCCGAGCGTCTGCGCCTTGAGCAGGATCTGCGCAGTGCCTTGGATCGTGGCGAATTCAGGCTGTTTTACCAGCCCAAGGTGGATCTGGTGTCCGGGGAGATGCACAGCATGGAAGCCCTGATCCGCTGGGCGCATCCTGAATCGGGTCTGGTTTCGCCGGTCAGATTCATTCCCATTGCCGAGGAGACGGGGCTGATTATCCCCATTGGGCAGTGGGTGCTGGAGGAGGCCTGCCGGCAGAACAGGGCGTGGCAGGATGCGGGATTCCCGCCGCTGCGGGTCGCCGTCAACCTCTCCGCAACCCAGTTCGCCCAGCCGGATATCGTGGACAGCATTGTTGCGGTGCTGGAAAAGACCGGGCTTGATCCCGAATTTCTGGAGCTGGAAATTACGGAGAGTATGCTGATGGAGGATGTGGAGGATGCGATCCGCATTCTCAGGGAGCTGAAGGGGCTGGGGCTCTCCCTGGCCATAGATGATTTCGGGACCGGCTATTCCTCGCTCAGCTATCTCAAGCGCTTTCCGGTGGACTGCATCAAGATCGACCAGTCTTTTATCGCCGAACTCCTTAAGAATTCAGAGGATGCGGCCATCACATCGGCCATTATCGCCCTGGCCGGCAGCCTGAATCTCAACGTGACGGCAGAGGGGGTGGAGACGCTGGAACATGTGGATTTTCTGCGGCGCAGGGGATGCCACGAGATTCAGGGGTACTATTTCAGCAGACCCCTGCCGCCGGAGGATTTCACCCGGCTGCTCCGGGAGGGGCGAAACCT